Proteins encoded within one genomic window of Acinetobacter sp. YWS30-1:
- a CDS encoding DUF2789 family protein has protein sequence MLGKNQPSLELLFSQLGLANSPAAIELYIRTHQLPAHMSLHEAPFWNKAQRSLLISHLVQDDDWAIWIDELNQQLHLDADRRRLA, from the coding sequence ATGCTCGGGAAGAACCAACCATCCTTAGAACTGTTATTTTCTCAACTCGGCCTCGCTAACAGCCCGGCGGCAATTGAGCTTTATATACGTACTCATCAGCTACCTGCCCATATGTCATTGCATGAAGCACCGTTCTGGAATAAAGCGCAGCGTTCGCTGTTGATTAGTCATCTGGTACAGGATGATGACTGGGCAATCTGGATTGATGAACTGAATCAGCAATTGCATCTGGATGCAGATCGACGCCGTTTGGCTTGA
- a CDS encoding DUF2789 family protein, giving the protein MVLEQQVTLELLFEQLGLPADEASIDEFTKNHQLPSDVILPDADFWNEGQSAFLREHWHQDDEWIVIIDKLNQLLHVESDKEGPESN; this is encoded by the coding sequence ATGGTATTAGAACAGCAAGTGACTTTAGAATTATTATTTGAGCAATTAGGCTTGCCTGCTGATGAAGCATCAATTGATGAATTTACCAAAAATCATCAGCTACCATCAGACGTGATTTTGCCGGATGCAGATTTCTGGAATGAGGGGCAAAGCGCTTTTCTTCGCGAACACTGGCATCAGGATGATGAATGGATCGTAATCATTGATAAACTGAACCAGCTTTTACATGTCGAAAGTGATAAAGAAGGCCCTGAAAGCAATTAA
- a CDS encoding DUF2789 family protein — MLEQRPTMELFFEQLGLDSSPEAIDEFIKTHQIGMDVPLHKAPFWTKNQHDFLIGHWKEDDDWAIFVDVLNEQLHIEAEGSGSCDLPSSKRQ; from the coding sequence ATGTTAGAGCAGCGACCTACCATGGAACTTTTTTTTGAGCAACTCGGCTTGGATTCAAGCCCGGAAGCAATCGATGAATTTATCAAAACCCATCAGATTGGGATGGACGTCCCCTTACATAAAGCTCCTTTCTGGACCAAAAACCAGCATGATTTTCTGATTGGCCACTGGAAAGAAGATGATGATTGGGCAATTTTCGTAGATGTACTCAATGAGCAATTGCATATTGAGGCAGAGGGCAGTGGTTCTTGTGATCTGCCTTCTTCTAAGCGTCAATAA